The following coding sequences are from one Triticum dicoccoides isolate Atlit2015 ecotype Zavitan chromosome 4A, WEW_v2.0, whole genome shotgun sequence window:
- the LOC119283917 gene encoding galactokinase-like: protein MTSAEDQGGQGGSAGDVDVAVDGEELVPALVSLEPVYGAGSALDEARLRFARLADRFRALYAAGPALFARSPGRVNLIGEHIDYEGYSVLPMAIRQDMIVAIRRADGGLVRVANVGDKYATCVYPADPDKEIDIKNHKWGHYFMCGYKGVYEYARSKGIDMGEPVALDVVVDGTVPQGSGLSSSAAFVCSATIAIMGILGKNFPKKEVAQFTCQSERHIGTQSGGMDQAISIMAKPGFAELIDFNPIKATDVQLPYGGTFVIAHCLAESKKAETAATNYNNRVVECRLAAIVLAIKLGMDTKKAITSVTTLSDVEGLCVSFAGKEGSSDPVVAVKKLLHEEPYTLEEIEKITGQSLATVFQSSQTSLDVLRAAKHFKLFQRASHVYSEARRVYAFRDTVLSKLSNEGMLKKLGDLMNDSHHSCSVLYECSCPELEELVKVCRDNEPGGVEVLQTDMLGARLTGAGWGGCAVALVKEGIVPQFILNLKEKYYKSRIDRGVIKQSDLGLYVFASKPSSGAAILRL from the exons ATGACGtctgctgag gatcaagGAGGCCAAGGTGGTTCCGCCGGTGACGTCGACGTCGCCGTCGACGGCGAGGAGCTGGTCCCGGCGCTGGTCTCGCTGGAGCCGGTGTACGGCGCGGGGTCGGCGCTCGACGAGGCCCGCCTCCGCTTCGCCCGCCTCGCCGACCGCTTCCGCGCCCTCTACGCCGCCGGCCCCGCCCTCTTCGCCCGCTCCCCAG GGAGGGTGAATCTCATCGGGGAGCACATCGACTACGAGGGCTACTCGGTGCTGCCCATGGCCATCCGCCAGGACATGATCGTCGCCATCCGCAGGGCCGACGGCGGCCTCGTCCGCGTCGCCAATGTCGGCGACAAGTACGCCACCTGCGTCTACCCCGCCGACCCAGACAAG GAAATTGACATCAAGAACCACAAATGGGGCCACTACTTTATGTGCGG ATACAAGGGAGTATATGAATATGCTAGGTCAAAAGGGATAGATATGGGTGAACCTGTTGCTCTTGATGTCGTAGTTGATGGCACAGTCCCTCAAG GATCTGGACTTTCAAGCTCAGCGGCATTTGTCTGTTCAGCAACAATTGCTATCATGGGAATTCTCGGGAAAAACTTCCCAAAG aaAGAAGTTGCTCAATTTACATGTCAATCTGAGCGCCATATTGGGACCCAATCAGGGGGTATGGATCAG GCTATATCTATCATGGCCAAACCTGGATTTGCTGAGTTGATAGATTTCAACCCAATCAAAGCAACCGACGTGCAACTACCCTATGGTGGTACATTTGTGATTGCCCATTGCCTGGCAGAGTCCAAGAAAGCAGAAACAGCTGCTACAAACTACAACAACCGCGTTGTAGAGTGTCGCTTGGCAGCG ATTGTTCTCGCCATCAAACTAGGGATGGATACAAAAAAAGCCATCACATCTGTTACGACCCTCTCTGATGTTGAGGGGCTATGCGTCTCCTTTGCTGGCAAAGAAGGTTCTTCTGATCCTGTAGTTGCTGTGAAG AAGCTATTGCATGAGGAGCCATATACTTTGGAAGAAATAGAGAAAATTACAGGTCAAAGCCTAGCAACTGTCTTCCAGAGCTCTCAAACTTCCTTGGATGTTTTGAGAGCTGCGAAGCATTTCAAGTTATTTCAG CGTGCCTCTCATGTGTACTCTGAAGCAAGGCGGGTGTATGCATTTAGGGATACTGTATTATCGAAACTCAG CAATGAAGGTATGCTTAAGAAGCTCGGTGATCTAATGAACGATAGCCATCATAGCTGCAGTGTGCTATATGAATGCAG CTGTCCCGAGTTGGAAGAGCTTGTAAAAGTGTGCCGGGACAATGAGCCGGGTGGGGTGGAAGTGCTGCAGACTGATATGCTCGGAGCACGGCTCACAGGAGCCGGGTGGGGTGGCTGCGCAGTCGCCCTGGTCAAGGAGGGCATCGTCCCACAGTTCATCCTCAATTTGAAG GAGAAGTACTACAAATCAAGGATCGACAGGGGAGTGATCAAGCAGAGCGACCTTGGCCTGTATGTGTTTGCGTCGAAGCCGTCGAGCGGCGCGGCCATACTGAGGCTGTAG